In Haematobia irritans isolate KBUSLIRL chromosome 1, ASM5000362v1, whole genome shotgun sequence, a genomic segment contains:
- the LOC142220762 gene encoding nucleolar protein 16 has product MKIRRNHRQKRYRYNVNRKTLNKTRSSTGKIKDPVLKKLWEETKKPGTNFREMGLAVNPNKSVPIPNFKSDRLKMTKIVNGFVEEEITDEDIKQTPKRGHVVHDLEEMAKQKADSKLRLPKGVVSHLTYFLDKYQFNYKAMVTDRRNHDQWTWKQFRMKIKQFMSIPEQFNMYLEKKKLPLDKKLDWPEYDSDSEWK; this is encoded by the exons atgaaaataagaaGGAATCATCGCCAAAAACGTTATCGTTATAATGTAAATAGGAAAACGCTTAATAAAACAAGATCATCGACTGGAAAAATCAAAGA TCCCGTGTTAAAGAAACTATGGGAGGAAACTAAGAAACCCGGCACTAACTTTCGTGAAATGGGATTAGCTGTAAATCCCAATAAATCTGTGCCCATACCCAACTTCAAATCAGATCGATTGAAAATGACGAAAATTGTTAATGGTTTTGTGGAAGAAGAAATCACCGATGAGGATATCAAACAAACGCCAAAGAGGGGACATGTTGTCCATGATTTAGAGGAAATGGCCAAACAGAAAGCCGACTCTAAGCTTag ATTACCAAAAGGTGTTGTTAGTCATCTTACCTACTTCTTGGATAAATATCAATTTAATTATAAAGCAATGGTTACTGATAGACGAAATCACGACCAATGGACATGGAAACAATTTCGTATGAAAATCAAACAATTTATGAGTATTCCTGAACAATTCAACATGTatttagaaaagaaaaaattacctCTGGATAAAAAATTAGATTGGCCTGAATACGATTCGGATAGCGAATGGAAATGA
- the eEF1alpha2 gene encoding eukaryotic translation elongation factor 1 alpha 2 — translation MGKEKIHINIVVIGHVDSGKSTTTGHLIYKCGGIDKRTIEKFEKEAQEMGKGSFKYAWVLDKLKAERERGITIDIALWKFETQKYYVTIIDAPGHRDFIKNMITGTSQADCAVLIVAAGTGEFEAGISKNGQTREHALLAFTLGVKQLIVGVNKMDSTEPPYSDARYEEIKKEVSSYIKKIGYNPAGVAFVPISGWHGDNMLEPSDKMPWFKGWTVERKDGKVEGKTLIDALDAIMPPSRPTDKPLRLPLQDVYKIGGIGTVPVGRVETGILKPGMVVNFAPVNLVTEVKSVEMHHEALSEALPGDNVGFNVKNVSVKELRRGYVAGDSKNCPPKGAADFTAQVIVLNHPGQIANGYTPVLDCHTAHIACKFAEIKEKCDRRTGKTTETDPKAIKSGDAAIIMLVPTKPLCVESFQEFPPLGRFAVRDMRQTVAVGVIKSVTFKETTSGKVTKAAEKAQKKK, via the exons ATGGGTAAGGAAAAGATTCATATTAATATTGTGGTCATTGGCCATGTCGATTCTGGCAAATCAACCACCACCGGTCATTTGATTTACAAATGCGGTGGCATTGATAAGCGTACCATTGAGAAATTCGAAAAGGAAGCTCAAGAAATGGGCAAAGGTTCCTTTAAATATGCCTGGGTTTTGGACAAACTTAAGGCCGAACGTGAACGTGGTATTACTATCGATATTGCTTTGTGGAAGTTCGAAACACAAAAATACTATGTTACAATTATTGATGCACCTGGACATCGTGATTTCATCAAGAACATGATTACTGGTACTTCACAGGCCGATTGTGCCGTTTTGATTGTTGCTGCCGGTACGGGTGAATTCGAAGCCGGCATTTCGAAGAACGGCCAGACACGTGAACATGCCTTGTTGGCTTTCACTTTGGGCGTTAAGCAATTGATTGTGGGTGTTAATAAAATGGATTCCACCGAACCACCCTATAGCGATGCTCGTTATGAGGAAATTAAGAAGGAAGTGTCGTCATacatcaagaaaatcggttacaATCCGGCTGGTGTTGCTTTCGTACCAATTTCCGGCTGGCACGGTGATAATATGTTGGAACCATCCGACAAGATGCCCTGGTTCAAGGGATGGACCGTTGAACGCAAAGATGGTAAAGTTGAAGGTAAAACTTTAATCGATGCTTTGGACGCCATTATGCCACCATCACGTCCCACCGACAAACCATTGCGTTTGCCATTGCAGGATGTTTACAAAATCGGTGGTATTGGTACTGTACCAGTGGGTCGTGTAGAAACTGGTATCCTAAAACCAG GTATGGTAGTTAACTTTGCTCCTGTCAATCTGGTAACTGAAGTCAAGTCAGTTGAAATGCATCATGAAGCTTTGTCTGAAGCTTTGCCCGGCGATAATGTGGGCTTCAATGTTAAGAACGTTTCTGTTAAGGAATTGCGTCGTGGTTATGTAGCTGGCGATTCCAAGAATTGTCCTCCCAAGGGAGCTGCCGATTTTACTGCTCAG GTTATTGTCCTTAATCATCCTGGACAAATTGCCAATGGCTATACACCAGTCTTGGATTGCCACACTGCTCACATTGCTTGCAAGTTCGCTGAAATCAAAGAGAAATGCGATCGCCGTACTGGTAAAACAACTGAAACCGATCCGAAGGCAATTAAGTCGGGCGATGCAGCCATTATTATGCTGGTCCCCACCAAACCATTGTGTGTGGAAAGTTTCCAAGAGTTTCCACCATTGGGACGTTTTGCTGTACGTGATATGAGGCAAACTGTAGCGGTGGGTGTTATCAAGTCGGTAACATTTAAAGAGACGACTTCGGGTAAAGTCACAAAAGCCGCTGAGAAGGCCCAAAAGAAGAAATAA
- the CstF50 gene encoding cleavage stimulation factor subunit 1 Cst50, whose translation MRDIQILDPRNLVKNREILYRLIISQLMYDGLEKFAMELSMLVKADECTPSERLLHVMIAGMQSLSDKEPAAKDDVLPCIDLEFEPDAAAMAPEPASYETAYVTSHKASCRAGAFSHDGSLVATGSQDASIKILDVERMLAKSAPEEIDTGREQQGHPVIRTLYDHTDEVAFLEFHPKEHILASGSRDGTVKLFDIAKPSVKKAHKVFTDCEPVTCLGFHPTGDYMAIGTEHSLLRLYDVQTAQCFVSAIASQHHNGSITCVRFAPTAKLYATGSIDGCIKIWDGVSGRCINTIPDAHGGAEIFSVQFTRNGKYLLSSGKDSLVYLWELCTSRPIQTYTGAGTTGKQEHNTQAVFNHTEDYVLFPDEATTSLCSWNSRNGSRLNLMSLGHNGPVRFITHSPNSPAFLTCSDDFRARFWYRRTTNQ comes from the exons ATGCGAGACATACAAATATTGGATCCTAGAAATCTAGTTAAAAACCGAGAAATACTATATAGGCTGATCATCAG TCAACTTATGTACGATGGTTTGGAGAAGTTTGCTATGGAACTTTCCATGCTGGTTAAAGCCGACGAGTGTACTCCTAGTGAGCGTCTTCTACATGTAATGATAGCCGGCATGCAATCATTGTCCGACAAGGAGCCAGCAGCCAAAGATGATGTATTACCTTGTATTGATTTGGAATTCGAGCCAGATGCTGCTGCTATGGCACCGGAACCTGCTTCTTATGAAACGGCCTATGTCACCTCCCATAAAGCCTCGTGTCGGGCAGGAGCATTTAGTCACGATGGATCATTGGTGGCCACTGGTAGTCAAGATGctagtataaaaattttggatgtTGAGCGTATGTTGGCAAAATCAGCTCCCGAAGAAATAGATACGGGAAGAGAACAGCAAGGTCATCCTGTTATTCGTACTCTCTATGATCATACGGATGAGGTAGCATTTTTGGAATTTCATCCTAAGGAGCATATTTTGGCTTCAGGTTCACGTGATGGTACCGTCAAGTTATTTGATATTGCCAAGCCCTCGGTGAAAAAGGCCCACAAGGTATTTACTGACTGTGAACCAGTAACATGTTTGGGCTTCCATCCAACTGGTGATTATATGGCAATTGGTACCGAGCATTCTCTGCTAAGACTGTATGATGTACAAACAGCTCAGTGCTTTGTTAGTGCTATAGCCTCACAGCACCATAATGGTTCCATAACCTGTGTTAGGTTTGCGCCCACCGCCAAATTATATGCAACTGGAAGTATTGATGGTTGCATTAAAATTTGGGATGGTGTAAGTGGCCGTTGTATAAATACCATACCGGATGCTCATGGTGGTGCTGAAATATTTTCAGTGCAATTTACACGCAATGGAAAG TATTTACTCTCATCTGGCAAAGATTCATTGGTCTATTTGTGGGAACTTTGTACTAGCCGTCCTATTCAGACATACACGGGTGCCGGAACTACAGGAAAACAAGAGCACAATACCCAGGCCGTTTTCAATCATACCGAAGACTATGTTCTATTTCCTGACGAAGCCACAACTTCATTATGCTCTTGGAATTCTCGTAATGGCAGCCGTTTGAATTTAATGTCTTTGGGCCACAATGGTCCAGTACGTTTTATTACGCATTCACCGAATTCTCCAGCATTCCTAACATGTTCTGATGATTTTCGTGCAAGATTTTGGTATAGGCGTACTACCAATCAGTAG